The following coding sequences lie in one Mycobacterium sp. Z3061 genomic window:
- the rplM gene encoding 50S ribosomal protein L13: MPTYAPKAGDTTRSWYVIDATDVVLGRLAVAAATLLRGKHKPTFAPNVDGGDFVIVINAEKVAISGDKLQSKMAYNHSGYPGGLRQRSIGELLQKHPDRVVEKAIVGMLPKNKLSRQIQKKLRVYAGPEHPHTAQQPVPFEIKQVAQ, from the coding sequence GTGCCCACATACGCGCCCAAGGCGGGTGACACCACGCGGTCGTGGTACGTCATCGACGCCACGGACGTTGTGCTTGGCCGCCTTGCCGTAGCAGCGGCGACGCTGCTGCGCGGCAAGCACAAGCCCACGTTCGCGCCCAACGTCGATGGTGGTGACTTCGTCATCGTCATCAACGCCGAAAAGGTCGCCATCAGCGGCGACAAACTGCAGAGCAAGATGGCCTACAACCACTCGGGGTATCCCGGCGGTCTGCGTCAGCGGAGCATCGGTGAGCTGCTGCAGAAGCACCCCGACCGCGTGGTGGAGAAGGCGATCGTCGGCATGCTGCCCAAGAACAAGCTGAGCCGGCAGATCCAGAAGAAGCTTCGCGTCTACGCCGGCCCGGAGCACCCCCACACCGCTCAGCAGCCGGTTCCGTTCGAGATCAAGCAGGTGGCGCAGTGA
- the rpsI gene encoding 30S ribosomal protein S9, translating to MTETSLETTEVAEAVVETESFVFERPIQTVGRRKEAVVRVRLVPGTGKFDLNGRSLEDYFPNKVHQQLIKAPLVTVERLESYDIYALLHGGGPSGQAGALRLGIARALIVATPEDRPALKKAGFLTRDPRATERKKYGLKKARKAPQYSKR from the coding sequence GTGACCGAGACCAGTCTGGAAACCACCGAGGTAGCAGAGGCCGTGGTCGAGACCGAGTCGTTCGTGTTCGAGCGCCCGATTCAGACCGTCGGCCGCCGCAAGGAGGCTGTGGTACGGGTGCGCCTGGTGCCCGGCACCGGCAAGTTCGACCTCAACGGCCGCAGCCTCGAGGACTACTTCCCGAACAAGGTGCACCAGCAGCTCATCAAGGCGCCGCTGGTGACCGTCGAGCGGTTGGAAAGCTACGACATCTACGCCCTCCTGCACGGCGGCGGCCCCTCCGGCCAGGCCGGGGCGCTGCGTCTGGGCATCGCCCGCGCGCTCATCGTGGCGACCCCCGAGGACCGGCCGGCGTTGAAGAAGGCCGGCTTCCTCACCCGCGACCCGCGTGCCACCGAACGCAAGAAGTACGGCCTGAAGAAGGCTCGCAAGGCGCCTCAGTACAGCAAGCGCTGA
- the glmM gene encoding phosphoglucosamine mutase, which produces MGRLFGTDGVRGVANRELTAELALALGAAAARHLASSTGPGRRMAVIGRDPRASGEMLEAAVIAGLSSEGVDALRVGVLPTPAVAYLTGAYDADFGVMISASHNPMPDNGIKIFGPGGHKLDDDTEDQIENLVATGPGRRPVGAGIGRVVDAEDAAERYLRHVGKASTSRLDGLTVVVDCAHGAASQAAPSAYRAAGARVIAINAEPNGLNINDRCGSTHLEALREAVIAHRADLGIAHDGDADRCLAVDANGELVDGDTIMVVLALAMKEAGELASDTLVATVMSNLGLHLAMRAAGVTVRTTGVGDRYVLEELRAGDYSLGGEQSGHIVMPALGSTGDGIVTGLRLMTRMVQTGSSLATLAAAMQTLPQVLINVEVADKATAAVAPSVQTAVAQAEAELGDTGRILLRPSGTEPLIRVMVEAADEDIAQRLAATVADAVGAAG; this is translated from the coding sequence ATGGGTCGACTATTCGGCACCGACGGCGTCCGTGGAGTCGCCAATCGCGAGCTGACCGCCGAGTTGGCGCTAGCGCTGGGCGCAGCCGCGGCGCGGCACCTGGCGAGTTCAACCGGACCCGGCCGCCGGATGGCTGTGATCGGGCGCGATCCGCGGGCCAGCGGTGAAATGCTCGAGGCTGCCGTCATCGCGGGCCTGAGCAGCGAAGGCGTGGACGCGCTGCGAGTCGGTGTGCTTCCGACGCCCGCAGTCGCCTACCTCACTGGCGCCTACGACGCCGACTTCGGCGTGATGATCTCGGCGTCGCACAACCCGATGCCCGACAACGGCATCAAGATCTTCGGCCCCGGCGGCCACAAGCTGGACGACGACACCGAAGACCAGATCGAGAATCTGGTCGCGACCGGGCCGGGACGGCGCCCGGTCGGCGCGGGCATCGGCCGGGTCGTCGACGCCGAGGACGCGGCCGAACGCTATCTGCGTCACGTCGGCAAGGCCAGTACGAGCCGCCTGGACGGGCTCACCGTGGTGGTCGACTGCGCCCACGGCGCAGCCTCGCAAGCGGCTCCGAGCGCCTACCGCGCTGCCGGAGCCCGCGTCATCGCGATCAACGCCGAACCCAACGGCCTCAACATCAACGACCGCTGCGGCTCCACCCATCTGGAGGCGCTGCGGGAAGCGGTGATCGCCCACCGCGCCGACCTGGGGATCGCGCACGACGGCGACGCCGACCGCTGCCTGGCTGTCGACGCCAACGGCGAACTCGTCGACGGCGACACCATCATGGTGGTGCTGGCCCTGGCCATGAAGGAGGCCGGGGAACTGGCATCGGACACGCTGGTGGCGACCGTGATGAGCAACCTCGGACTGCATCTGGCCATGCGGGCCGCCGGCGTGACCGTGCGCACCACTGGCGTCGGTGACCGCTACGTCCTGGAAGAGCTGCGGGCCGGCGACTACAGCCTCGGTGGCGAGCAGTCCGGCCACATCGTGATGCCGGCCCTGGGGTCCACCGGCGACGGCATCGTCACCGGGCTGCGTCTGATGACCCGGATGGTGCAGACCGGTTCGTCGCTGGCCACTCTTGCCGCGGCGATGCAGACGTTGCCGCAGGTGCTGATCAACGTTGAGGTCGCCGACAAGGCCACCGCCGCCGTCGCGCCGTCGGTGCAGACCGCGGTCGCGCAGGCCGAGGCCGAACTCGGTGACACCGGGCGAATCCTGTTGCGTCCCTCGGGAACCGAACCACTCATCCGGGTGATGGTGGAGGCTGCCGACGAGGACATCGCGCAGCGGCTGGCCGCCACCGTGGCCGACGCCGTCGGCGCTGCCGGCTAA
- a CDS encoding type VII secretion target produces the protein MRLDSADVRGIAGRIDDAAELIGEAASNHLSRLAFDSTRAGRAYAACGQRLRAELDRLAVELSQWSRAAVEIAAALRAAADRYAEAESYAAARIA, from the coding sequence ATGAGACTCGATAGCGCGGATGTGCGAGGGATCGCCGGCCGGATCGACGACGCGGCGGAGCTGATCGGCGAGGCGGCCTCAAACCACCTGTCGCGGTTGGCCTTTGACAGTACTCGGGCAGGCCGGGCGTATGCCGCGTGCGGCCAGCGATTGCGTGCCGAACTTGACCGCCTGGCCGTCGAACTGTCCCAGTGGTCGCGGGCGGCGGTCGAGATCGCCGCCGCGCTGCGGGCCGCAGCCGATCGATACGCCGAGGCGGAGTCGTATGCCGCCGCCCGGATCGCCTGA